The stretch of DNA GGACGCCGGACTAAGCGGGCGCAAGGCCCCAAGGGTAGCCCTCTCGCGCCCTCCGGGACCTCAGTGCCCTTCTGGGTGCGCATGAGCCCGGAATTCGTGGCTGTGCAGCCGGGGAAGTCAGTGCGGCTCAATTGCAGCAACAGCTGTCCCCAGCCGCAGAATTCCAGCCTCCGCACCCCGCTGCGGCAGGGCAAGACGCTCAGAGGGCCGGGTTGGGTGTCTTACCAGCTGCTCGACGTAAGGGCCTGGAGCTCCCTCGCGCACTGCCTCGTGACCTGCGCAGGAAAAACACGCTGGGCCACCGCCAGGATCACCGCCTACAGTGAGGGACAGGGGCTCGGTCCcggctggggtgaggggagggggctggAAGAGGTGGGGGGAGGGTAGTTGACAGTCGCTCTATAGGGAGCGCCCGCGGACCTCACTCAGAGGCTCCCCCTTGCCTTAGAACCGCCCCACAGCGTGATTTTGGAGCCTCCGGTCTTAAAGGGCAGGAAATACACTTTGCGCTGCCACGTGACGCAGGTGTTCCCGGTGGGCTACTTGGTGGTGACCCTGAGGCACGGAAGCCGGGTCATCTATTCGGAAAGCCTGGAGCGCTTCACCAGCCTGGATCTGGCCAACGTGACCTTGACCTACGAGTTTGCTGCTGGACCCCGCGACTTCTGGCAGCCCGTGATCTGCCACGCGCGCCTCAATCTCGACGGCCTGGTGGTCCGCAACAGCTCGGCACCCATTACACTGATGCTCGGTGAGGCACCCCTGTAACCCTGGGGACCAGGAGGAAGGGGGCAGAGAGAGTTATGACCCCAAGAGGGCGCACAGACCAAGCGTGAGCTCCACGCGGGTCGACAGACCTCCCTGTGTTCCGTTCCTAATTCTCGCCTCCTGCTCCCAGCTTGGAGCCCCGCGCCCACAGCTTTGGCCTCCGGTTCCATCGCTGCCCTTGTAGGGATCCTCCTCACTGTGGGCGCTGCGTACCTGTGCAAGTGCCTAGCTATGAAGTCCCAGGCGTAAAGGGGGATGTTCTATGCCGGCTGAGCGAGACAAAAGAGGAATATGGAACAATCTGGGGAAATGGCCAtacatggtggctgacgcctgtaatcccagcactttgggaggccgaggcaggagaatcgcttgagcccaggagttcgagaccagcctggacaacatagtgagaccccgtctatgcaaaaaatacaaaaattagccgggtgtggtggcccgcacctgtggtcccagttacccgggaggctgagttgggaggatcctttgagccctgaaagtcgaggttgcagtgagccttgatcgtgccactgcactccagcctgggggacagagcacgaccctgtctccaaaaataaataaaaataaaaataaatattggcgGGGGAACCCTCTGGAATCAATAAAGGCTTCCTTAACCAGCCTCTGTCCTGTGACCTAAGGGTCCCCATTACTGCCCTTCTTCAGAGGaactggtttgtttttgttgttgttgtttttgtttttgcgatCACTTTCTCCAAGTTCCTTGTCTCTCTGAGGGCACCTGAGGTTTCCTCACTCAGGGCCCACCTGGGGTCCCGAAGCCCCAGACTCTGTGTATCCCTAGCGGGTGTCACAGAAACCTCTCCTTCTGCTGGCCTTATCGAGTGGGATCAGCGCCGGCCGGGGAGGGCCACgggcaggggaggggtggggttCATGGTATGGCTTTCCTGATTGGCGCCGCCGCCACCACGCGGCAGCTCTGATTGGATGTTAAGTTTGCTATCCCAGCCCCACCTTCAGACCCTGTGCTTTCCTGGAGGCCAAACAACTGTGGAGCGAGAGCTCATCTCCAAAATAACTTACCACGCTGGAGTGAGACCACgaatggtggggaggggagggtccCACGGACATATTGAGGGACATGGATACGCAGAAGAGGTATCCATGTGGTGGCAGCCGGGAAGGGGTGATCAGATGGTCCACAGGGAATATCACAAACTCGAATTCTGACGATGTCCTGGTAGTCACCCAGCCAGATGAGCGcatggagttgggggtggggggtgtcaaAGCTTGGGGCCCGGAAGCGGAGTCAAAAGCATCACCCTCGGTCCCTCGTTCTCGTGTGGATGTCAGGGCCCCCGTCCACCGAGCAGAAGGCGGACTCGGGCGCTCCAGGGTGGCTCGAGCTCACACACGCTGAGTAGACACGTGCCCGCTGCACCCTGGGTAAATACAGACCCGGAGCCGAGCGGATTCTAATTTAGACGCCCGCGAACGCTGCGCGCACGCACACGTGTCCTCGGCTCGCTGGCACTTTCGTCCCGCCCCCTCCGTCGCGTGCCGGAGCTGACCCGGAGGGGTGCTTAGAGGTATGGCTCCGCGGGGTCAAAAGGAGAAGGATCAGTGAAAGAGGCATCCCCACACCCTCCCCTagcactgtcctttccccatccaGTGCCTCCCAAATCTCTCTTAGTCCCCAAATGTATCCCCGCCCTAAGGGGCGCTGGTGGGAGGAGCTAAATGTGGGGGCGGAGCTCGGAGTACAGCTCATTATCATAGCATCTCAGCCAGGGCTGGGGTAGGGGTTTGGGAAGGGCAACCCAGCATCCCCCGATCCCAGAGTCGCGGCCGGGGATGACGCGAGAGAGCGTGGTCGCCCCCAGAAGGCCCCGGGCCATCATGCCGGCCTCCACGTAGACCCCGGGGGTCGCTCGCTCCTGCCAGCTCGCCTTCACCAAGGCCAGGAGCTTAGCGCACGCTCGCCTCCCGCCCCCCCGCCGCCTCTGCCGCCGCCCCCTCCTTGGAAACCAAGTTACCAACGTTAAACCAATCCCCGAGCGCAACTCTGcctcccccacaccccacccGCCGCGCCGCGCGGAGCCGTCCTCTAGCCCAGCTCCTCGGCTCGCGCTCTCCTCGCCTCCTGTGCTTTCCCCGCCGCGGCGATGCCAGGGCCTTCGCCAGGGCTGCGCCGGGCGCTACTCGGCCTCTGGGCTGCTCTGGGCCTGGGGCTCTTCGGCCTCTCAGGTAAGAGCCCCGCTCTGGTTCGGGGTGGACAGGGCGGGGGCGGAGTCCCTGGACCTGAGAAACGGCCTCCTGTCCCTCCCAGCTCCGCCCTCGCCTCGCTCCCACGCCTCTGCCCCCACCTCGAGCCTGAgtcttctccccttccccctcctccccaacacacacccGAGCCCCAGCTTCCTGACTCCTCGATAGCCCCTACCCGCTTCGAGATCCTAGGTGTTCTTCCGCACACAACCCTTCGCCCTGGAGACCCAGTGTCTCTCCTGTCCGCTCCCCGGGTACCTCCTTACGCTCTGCTGTGCACCATGGTCCACGGACTGGCATCTTCCCCACTCGCGGTCCGCGAAGACTCCATCTCTCCAACTACCCTGACTCAGAGGCGCTGTTCCCGCTCCACCCAGAGCCCTGGCAACCGGGTCCCTCAGCTGTTCCCGCGGTTCCTTCCATGAGCCCAGCCTTGCGTCCCGGCTCCGTGTTCTTCACCGGGTGTAGGGTCCTTCCTGATCCTTGACCCAGCCTCGTCTCTCCTTTGCCCTTGCCGCAAACGCACTCTCCTTGTATCCCGGCATTCTGCCAGGACCCTGAGAACTGGTTCatcccccatcccccatcccGGGTCCCCTTCTCTCAGACTTGCTGTGTTCATCCAAGAACCCACCTTTCCTCTCCTCTACCCCCTCCCCCCATGCTTTCCCGCCGCTCCATCGGCGCTTTGGAGACCATGGCTCTCTGCTACCACGTCCCAGAGACACCCTCGAGGTTTAGACTCTGGGAACGCGCCTTTAAACCGGAGGCCTGGGCAGGACGCGGGACGCCTGGGTTCTTTCCCAGGCTgcagcctctcctcctcctccccgcccTCTGAGAACCCTTGACTCGACATAGGGGCTCTAAGATGTCAGGGAGTTGGCTCCCCAGGCTCAGCCCGCGTTTCCCTGGGCAGCGGTCTCGCAGGAGCCCTTCTGGGCGGACCTGCAGCCTCGCGTGGCGTTCGTGGAGCGCGGGGGCTCGCTGTGGCTGAATTGCAGCACCAACTGCCCTCGGCCGGAGCGCGGTGGCCTGGAGACCTCGCTGCGCCGAAACGGGACCCAGAGGGGTTTGCGTTGGTTGGCGCGGCAGCTGGTGGACATTCGCGAGCCGGAGACTCAGCCCGTCTGCTTCTTCCGCTGCGCGCGGCGCACACTACAGGCGCGTGGGCTCATTCGCACTTTCCGTGAGTTCTGGGTGGCCACGCGCGTACTCCACTACTCGCCCTCCCTCCCAGGCCCCGCCCTCTGGGTCCCAGGGTCCTCCCCTTCAGGCCCCACCTTCTGTTCCAAGTCCCGGCGTTCAAAGAGCTGCGGACTCTTCCCCCTTGCAGAGCGACCAGATCGCGTAGAGCTGATGCCGCTGCCTCCCTGGCAGCCGGTGGGCGAGAACTTCACCCTGAGCTGTAGGGTCCCCGGCGCCGGGCCCCGTGCGAGCCTCACGCTGACCCTGCTGCGGGGCGCCCAGGAGCTGATCCGCCGCAGCTTCGCCGGTGAACCACCCCGAGCGCGGGGCGCGGTGCTCACAGCCACGGTACTGGCTCGGAGGGAGGACCATGGAGCAAATTTCTCGTGTCGCGCGGAGCTGGACCTGCGGCCGCACGGACTGGGACTGTTTGAAAACAGCTCGGCCCCCAGAGAGCTCCGAACCTTCTGTGAGTGGGTGTGGGGAGGAGATGGGGACCCAGTGGGGTCGGTCGGTGTTTAGGAGGTTTAGAGGTAGATACATCTGAATGCTGATCCCGACTTCAACCCTCGCCGGCTGAGCTGTTTCCCCCTCCGTGCCTTGAGGATGATAATACGATAAGATAGTGCATGTCAAGTGCTTAGGACATATTGAGCGCTCGGAGTTCGTTCAAACTTGGTTCTTCGACCCCTAGCCCTGTCTCCGGATCCCCCGCGCCTCGCTGCTCCCCGGCTCTTGGAAGTTGGCTCGGAAAGGCCCGTGAGCTGCACTCTGGACGGACTGTTTCCAGCCTCAGAGGCCAGGGTCTACCTCGCACTGGGGGACCAGAATCTGAGTCCTGATGTCACCCTCGAAGGGGACGCATTCGTGGCCACTGCCACAGCCACAGCTAGCGCAGAGCAGGAGGGTGCCAGGCAGCTGGTCTGCAACGTCACCCTGGGGGGCGAAAACCGGGAGACCCGGGAGAACGTGACCATCTACAGTAAGGAAGGAGGCGGGGTCTCCGCGGCTCCGAGGTGGGACCAGAGGAATGCGAAGGCGGGGCGAAGAGTGGGCGGGACCTCAGTACCGGAACAGGCGTGGCCCGAGTTTCCCGAGGGGGCGGGGCAGGTGGGGACGGAGACGTAATCGCTGGGGAGGAGGAGCCTGTACAGCCTGAGAGGCGGGGCGCGGTACCCTAATTCGGTCTCAGCACCCCGAGGATTCAGGCAGATAAGGGGCGGGCCTTGACCGGAGGGAGGGGTATGGTCAGTATACTCCGACCAAATGCTCCGCCCCCAGGCTTCCCTGCACCACTCCTGACCCTGAGCGAACCCAGCGTCTCCGAGGGGCAGATGGTGACAGTAACCTGCGCAGCTGGGGCCCAAGCTCTGGTCACACTGGAGGGAGTTCCAGCCGCGGTCCCGGGGCAGCCCGCCCAGCTTCAGCTAAATGCCACCGAGAACGACGACAGACGCAGCTTCTTCTGCGACGCCACCCTCGACGTGGACGGGGAGACCCTGATCAAGAACAGGAGCGCAGAGCTTCGTGTCCTATGTGAGTTGGTGATAACCCCTCGCCCCCCACCTCCTGGTGACTTCCAAGGACCCGCCTGCTCCCTCGCCGTGTCGTGGAGGCGGAGCCATTTCTTACGTCTAAGCCTCTGTAACCCCACGCCCTGCCCGCAGACGCTCCCCGGCTAGACGATTCGGACTGCCCCAGGAGTTGGACGTGGCCCGAGGGCCCAGAGCAGACGCTGCGCTGCGAGGCCCGCGGGAACCCAGAACCCTCAGTGCACTGTGCGCGCTCCGACGGCGGGGCCGTGCTGGCTCTGGGCCTGCTGGGTCCAGTCACTCGGGCGCTCTCAGGCACTTACCGCTGCAAGGCGGCCAATGATCAAGGCGAGGCGGTCAAGGACGTAACGCTAACGGTGGAGTGTGAGTGGGGGTGCGCAGGGTGCATTTCTATCTGGTTCAGGGTCTGGAGGGTGGCCAGCCTCCAGGGAAGAGTAGGAGTAGGGTATGAGGTGTCCCTTTGGGTGAGGTTTTGGGAAAGGGAAGAGGCTGATTAGTGGGGTTGGAGAAAGATCTTGGAGGATGGAAGGGACCGGGTGGGCGTGCCCCTAGCCTAGGGCGCG from Gorilla gorilla gorilla isolate KB3781 chromosome 20, NHGRI_mGorGor1-v2.1_pri, whole genome shotgun sequence encodes:
- the ICAM4 gene encoding intercellular adhesion molecule 4 is translated as MGSLFPLSLLFFLAAAYPGVGSALGRRTKRAQGPKGSPLAPSGTSVPFWVRMSPEFVAVQPGKSVRLNCSNSCPQPQNSSLRTPLRQGKTLRGPGWVSYQLLDVRAWSSLAHCLVTCAGKTRWATARITAYKPPHSVILEPPVLKGRKYTLRCHVTQVFPVGYLVVTLRHGSRVIYSESLERFTSLDLANVTLTYEFAAGPRDFWQPVICHARLNLDGLVVRNSSAPITLMLAWSPAPTALASGSIAALVGILLTVGAAYLCKCLAMKSQA
- the ICAM5 gene encoding intercellular adhesion molecule 5, translating into MPGPSPGLRRALLGLWAALGLGLFGLSAVSQEPFWADLQPRVAFVERGGSLWLNCSTNCPRPERGGLETSLRRNGTQRGLRWLARQLVDIREPETQPVCFFRCARRTLQARGLIRTFQRPDRVELMPLPPWQPVGENFTLSCRVPGAGPRASLTLTLLRGAQELIRRSFAGEPPRARGAVLTATVLARREDHGANFSCRAELDLRPHGLGLFENSSAPRELRTFSLSPDPPRLAAPRLLEVGSERPVSCTLDGLFPASEARVYLALGDQNLSPDVTLEGDAFVATATATASAEQEGARQLVCNVTLGGENRETRENVTIYSFPAPLLTLSEPSVSEGQMVTVTCAAGAQALVTLEGVPAAVPGQPAQLQLNATENDDRRSFFCDATLDVDGETLIKNRSAELRVLYAPRLDDSDCPRSWTWPEGPEQTLRCEARGNPEPSVHCARSDGGAVLALGLLGPVTRALSGTYRCKAANDQGEAVKDVTLTVEYAPALDSVGCPERITWLEGTEASLSCVAHGVPPPDVICVRSGELGAVIEGLLRVAREHAGTYRCEATNPRGSAAKNVAVTVEYGPRFEEPSCPSNWTWVEGSGRLFSCEVDGKPQPSVKCVGSGGATEGVLLPLAPPDPSPRAPRIPRVLAPGIYVCNATNRHGSVAKTVVVSAESPPEMDESTCPSHQTWLEGAEASALACAARGRPSPGVRCSREGIPWPEQQRVSREDAGTYHCVATNAHGTDSRTVTVGVEYRPVVAELAASPPGGVRPGGNFTLTCRAEAWPPAQISWRAPPGALNIGLSSNNSTLSVAGAMGSHGGEYECAATNAHGRHARRITVRVAGPWLWVAVGGAAGGAALLAAGAGLAFYVQSTACKKGEYNVQEAESSGEAVCLNGAGGGAGGAAGAEGGPEAAGGAAESPAEGEVFAIQLTSA